The Microbacterium sp. KUDC0406 genome includes a window with the following:
- a CDS encoding polynucleotide kinase-phosphatase, which yields MSVLTVPQLSLVVLVGASGSGKSTFAREHFGPYETLSSDMFRGLVGNDESDQSVTAAAFDALQYVAAKRLDAGLLTVVDATSVQPEARRKLVELARAHDVLPVAIVFDLPMSVSIARNAERYDRHIPDGVVKRQNDQLRRGLRHLGKEGFRTVHVLRSEEEVEAASVERTRLLTDRSDDHGPFDVIGDVHGCRSELESLLGRLGYEIVRDDRGRAIDARHPEGRRVVFLGDLVDRGPDVVGVLRLVMGMVASGHALAVPGNHEAKLVRALRGAKVTVSHGLAETLAQLAGEPEEFREQVASFCYDLVSHLVLDDGRLIVAHAGLKEQYHGRASGRVRAFALYGETTGETDEYGLPVRYPWAQEYRGRATVLYGHTPVPTVEWVNNTACLDTGCVFGGALSAMRYPEREVVQVPAEQVWYEPARPLTPAEPERDASVLALDDIQGKLIIETGLHGRVGIKEAQSAGGLETMSRWAVDPRRLVYLPPTMSPPNASEREGSLEHPDEAFDYFRSQGVTALICEEKHMGSRAVALITREPSRFGAPEGWRGIVHTRTGRPFFDDDAAFVSSLDRALEDAGVWAELKTDWVLLDGEILPWSLKAGDLIRDLYASVAAAGTTATSAASAALAAAAASGVDVAALEERMRGRQTNAAGFRDAYRRYVGVADEVRFAPFQVLAAGGETFETRDHGWHLSIADRLAEAAPELVMSTGRRRVDLDDAASVTSAVSWWEELTARGGEGMVVKPFANLTRTEKGLVQPGVKVRGREYLRIIYGPDYLEPANLARLRVRDTGHKRSLAAREYALGIEALHRFTAGEPLWRVHQAVFGVLALESDPIDPRL from the coding sequence ATGAGCGTCCTCACCGTCCCGCAGCTGTCGCTCGTCGTGCTCGTGGGCGCGTCGGGCTCGGGCAAGTCCACCTTCGCGCGGGAGCACTTCGGCCCCTACGAGACCCTGTCCAGCGACATGTTCCGCGGACTCGTCGGCAACGACGAGTCCGACCAGTCCGTCACCGCTGCGGCGTTCGACGCACTGCAGTACGTCGCCGCAAAGCGGCTGGATGCCGGGCTGCTGACGGTCGTCGACGCCACGAGCGTGCAGCCGGAGGCGCGCCGCAAGCTGGTCGAGCTCGCCCGTGCCCACGACGTGCTGCCTGTCGCGATCGTGTTCGACCTGCCGATGTCGGTCAGCATCGCGCGCAACGCGGAGCGCTACGACCGTCACATCCCGGACGGTGTCGTGAAACGGCAGAACGACCAGCTGCGCCGCGGCCTGCGCCACCTCGGAAAGGAGGGGTTCCGCACCGTGCATGTCCTCCGCTCCGAGGAGGAGGTCGAAGCGGCATCCGTCGAGCGCACGCGACTGCTCACCGACCGCAGCGACGACCACGGCCCCTTCGACGTCATCGGCGACGTGCACGGATGCCGCAGCGAGCTGGAGAGCCTGCTCGGCCGGCTCGGGTACGAGATCGTCCGCGACGACCGGGGGCGTGCGATCGACGCCCGGCACCCCGAGGGGCGCCGGGTGGTCTTCCTCGGCGACCTCGTCGACCGCGGGCCGGATGTCGTCGGCGTGCTGCGACTCGTGATGGGCATGGTCGCGTCCGGTCACGCGCTCGCCGTGCCGGGCAACCACGAGGCCAAGCTCGTGCGCGCGCTGCGCGGCGCGAAGGTCACGGTCTCGCACGGGCTCGCCGAGACGCTCGCCCAGCTCGCCGGCGAGCCGGAGGAGTTCCGCGAGCAGGTGGCCTCGTTCTGCTACGACCTCGTCTCGCACCTCGTGCTGGACGACGGCAGGCTGATCGTCGCACACGCCGGTCTGAAGGAGCAGTATCACGGCCGGGCATCCGGGCGGGTGCGCGCCTTCGCGCTGTATGGCGAGACCACCGGTGAGACTGACGAGTACGGCCTGCCGGTGCGGTACCCGTGGGCGCAGGAGTACCGCGGCAGGGCCACGGTGCTCTACGGCCACACCCCGGTGCCGACGGTCGAGTGGGTGAACAACACCGCTTGCCTCGACACCGGATGCGTCTTCGGCGGCGCGCTGTCGGCGATGCGCTACCCGGAGCGCGAGGTCGTGCAGGTGCCCGCCGAGCAGGTCTGGTACGAGCCGGCGCGCCCGCTGACCCCCGCCGAGCCGGAGCGCGACGCGAGCGTGCTTGCCCTGGACGACATCCAGGGCAAGCTGATCATCGAGACCGGCCTGCACGGACGCGTCGGCATCAAGGAGGCGCAGTCCGCCGGCGGACTCGAGACCATGAGCCGCTGGGCCGTCGACCCTCGTCGCCTGGTCTACCTGCCTCCGACCATGTCGCCGCCGAACGCCTCCGAGCGCGAGGGCAGTCTCGAGCACCCCGATGAGGCGTTCGACTACTTCCGCAGCCAGGGCGTCACCGCCCTGATCTGCGAGGAGAAGCACATGGGCTCCCGCGCGGTCGCGCTGATCACCCGGGAGCCGTCGCGCTTCGGCGCTCCGGAGGGCTGGCGGGGGATCGTGCACACCCGCACAGGACGCCCGTTCTTCGACGACGATGCCGCCTTCGTCAGCAGCCTGGATCGCGCCCTGGAGGATGCCGGAGTCTGGGCCGAGCTCAAGACCGACTGGGTGCTCCTCGACGGTGAGATCCTGCCGTGGTCGCTGAAGGCGGGAGACCTGATCCGCGACCTGTACGCGTCCGTGGCTGCGGCAGGCACGACGGCGACCAGCGCCGCCTCGGCTGCGCTCGCCGCGGCTGCGGCATCCGGTGTCGACGTCGCCGCGCTCGAAGAGCGGATGCGGGGCCGGCAGACGAACGCGGCGGGCTTCCGCGACGCGTACCGGCGCTACGTCGGCGTCGCCGACGAGGTGCGCTTCGCGCCGTTCCAAGTGCTCGCCGCCGGTGGCGAGACATTTGAGACCCGCGACCACGGCTGGCACCTGTCCATCGCGGACCGGCTCGCGGAGGCCGCTCCTGAGCTGGTCATGAGCACGGGGCGTCGGCGCGTCGACCTCGACGATGCGGCATCCGTGACATCCGCCGTCTCGTGGTGGGAGGAGCTCACCGCTCGCGGTGGCGAGGGGATGGTGGTGAAGCCGTTCGCCAATCTCACCCGCACCGAGAAGGGACTCGTGCAGCCGGGCGTGAAGGTGCGCGGGCGCGAGTACCTGCGCATCATCTACGGCCCCGACTACCTCGAGCCGGCGAACCTGGCGCGGCTGCGCGTGCGCGACACCGGCCACAAGCGCTCGCTCGCGGCCCGCGAGTATGCGCTCGGCATCGAGGCGCTGCACCGGTTCACCGCCGGGGAGCCGCTCTGGCGCGTGCATCAGGCCGTGTTCGGCGTGCTCGCGCTGGAGTCCGACCCGATCGATCCGCGCCTGTAG
- a CDS encoding 3-deoxy-7-phosphoheptulonate synthase, with protein sequence MPTLDATSDLHTSDLHVAGFTTIPSPAQVLAEHPAGDDAAALVARTRDEVRAIMSGEDDRLLVVVGPCSIHDPDAGLEYASRLTREASLFGDDLLIVMRTYFEKPRTTVGWKGLINDPHLDGSHDIATGLRQARGFLRDVVELGMPCATEFLEMISPQYIADLVTWGAIGARTTESQLHRQLASGLSMPIGFKNGTDGGLQVALDAAVAASAPQAFLGIDADGRASLVATTGNPDTSVILRGGADGPNYGAEHVGRAAQRLAAAGACDRLIIDASHSNSGKDHLRQAVVVSELAAQIAAEGRAIGGVMMESNLVAGAQRLDVTAGPAGLVRGQSVTDACMGWDVTVEALDQLADGVRKRRNLTSGGAPRQ encoded by the coding sequence ATGCCCACACTCGACGCCACCTCCGATCTGCACACCTCTGATCTGCACGTCGCCGGATTCACCACCATCCCGTCGCCCGCACAGGTACTCGCCGAGCATCCGGCGGGCGACGACGCGGCCGCGCTCGTCGCGCGCACCCGTGACGAGGTGCGCGCGATCATGTCGGGCGAGGATGATCGGCTGCTCGTCGTGGTCGGGCCGTGCTCGATCCACGACCCGGATGCCGGGCTCGAGTACGCCTCCCGGCTGACGCGCGAGGCTTCGCTGTTCGGCGACGACCTGCTGATCGTGATGCGCACGTACTTCGAGAAGCCGCGCACGACCGTGGGGTGGAAGGGGCTCATCAACGATCCGCACCTCGACGGCAGCCACGACATCGCCACCGGGCTGCGCCAGGCGCGCGGCTTCCTGCGCGACGTCGTCGAGCTGGGGATGCCGTGCGCGACGGAGTTCCTCGAGATGATCAGCCCGCAGTACATCGCCGACCTCGTCACGTGGGGTGCGATCGGCGCGCGCACCACCGAGAGCCAGCTGCACCGCCAGCTCGCCTCGGGCCTGTCGATGCCGATCGGGTTCAAGAACGGCACCGACGGCGGGCTGCAGGTGGCGCTGGACGCCGCGGTCGCGGCATCCGCTCCGCAGGCGTTCCTCGGGATCGACGCGGACGGGCGGGCGAGCCTGGTGGCCACGACCGGGAATCCCGACACGTCGGTGATCCTGCGCGGCGGCGCCGACGGTCCGAACTACGGAGCCGAGCACGTCGGCCGGGCCGCACAGCGGCTGGCCGCGGCGGGTGCCTGCGACCGGCTGATCATCGACGCGAGCCATAGCAACAGCGGCAAGGACCACCTGCGGCAGGCCGTCGTGGTGTCGGAGCTGGCAGCGCAGATCGCCGCGGAAGGGCGGGCGATCGGCGGCGTGATGATGGAGAGCAACCTCGTCGCCGGCGCGCAGAGGCTCGACGTGACGGCAGGCCCGGCCGGGCTGGTGCGCGGGCAGAGCGTGACGGATGCCTGCATGGGCTGGGACGTCACGGTCGAGGCGCTGGACCAGCTGGCGGACGGAGTGAGAAAGCGGCGGAACCTCACCTCGGGTGGCGCTCCGCGGCAGTAG
- a CDS encoding isocitrate lyase/PEP mutase family protein gives MDVADRQGAAERAAALMELHKGSGFLIPNAWDAGSARILEQMGFPAIATTSAGIAWSCGMPDGGPMGPDAMFEHLVAIVGAVRVPVSADLEAGYGETPDDVGFTVARAAEIGLAGGNLEDAMGGELLDAGAAAERIAAARDAAPAGTFVINARTDAFFSSFEGDPVAEAVDRASRYIEAGADCVFVPGVRDAETIRRLASEIPAPLNMVAGLTAPVLDAPTLFSLGVVRVSVGGSIARAAFSAVEKAARELFETGTLDFLDGAATYGDLQQRFGG, from the coding sequence ATGGACGTCGCTGACAGGCAGGGCGCCGCAGAGCGCGCGGCTGCTCTCATGGAACTGCACAAGGGGTCCGGCTTTCTGATCCCGAACGCGTGGGATGCGGGTTCGGCGCGCATTCTGGAGCAGATGGGCTTCCCGGCGATCGCCACGACGAGCGCCGGCATCGCGTGGTCGTGCGGCATGCCCGACGGCGGCCCGATGGGGCCGGATGCGATGTTCGAGCACCTGGTCGCGATCGTCGGCGCCGTGCGCGTCCCCGTGTCCGCCGACCTCGAGGCCGGTTACGGCGAGACCCCCGATGACGTCGGTTTCACCGTCGCCCGTGCTGCCGAGATCGGACTCGCCGGCGGCAATCTCGAGGACGCGATGGGCGGGGAGCTGCTGGATGCCGGCGCTGCGGCGGAACGGATCGCCGCGGCGCGCGACGCGGCCCCCGCCGGAACGTTCGTGATCAACGCGCGCACCGACGCCTTCTTCTCGTCGTTCGAGGGCGACCCCGTCGCAGAGGCCGTGGATCGCGCCTCCCGTTACATCGAGGCCGGCGCGGACTGCGTCTTCGTGCCCGGCGTGCGGGATGCCGAGACGATCCGTCGCCTGGCATCCGAGATCCCGGCTCCGCTGAACATGGTCGCCGGTCTCACCGCTCCCGTACTCGATGCGCCGACGCTGTTCTCGCTCGGCGTCGTGCGCGTGAGCGTCGGAGGAAGCATCGCCAGGGCGGCGTTCAGCGCGGTCGAGAAGGCGGCGAGGGAACTGTTCGAGACGGGTACGCTCGACTTCCTCGACGGCGCGGCGACGTACGGGGATCTGCAGCAGAGGTTCGGTGGCTGA
- a CDS encoding macro domain-containing protein, with the protein MTELSVVLGDITAQRVDVIVNAANNAMRGGGGVDGAIHAAGGPAVLQDCIARFPDGLATGDAGWTTAGDLPARWVVHTVGPDWNAGQRDRVQLQSCYRRALEVADELGAQSIAFPLISAGVYGWPKADAIDAAIGTILSTPTAVEAARIVALDESTHRQVQEALDARGTG; encoded by the coding sequence ATGACCGAACTCAGCGTCGTCCTGGGCGACATCACAGCACAGCGTGTCGACGTGATTGTCAACGCGGCGAACAACGCGATGCGCGGCGGCGGGGGTGTCGACGGTGCGATCCATGCCGCGGGCGGGCCTGCCGTCCTGCAGGACTGCATCGCCCGCTTCCCGGACGGGCTCGCGACGGGTGATGCCGGCTGGACGACCGCCGGAGATCTGCCCGCCCGCTGGGTCGTGCACACGGTCGGACCCGACTGGAACGCCGGGCAGCGCGACAGGGTGCAGCTGCAGTCCTGCTACCGGCGCGCTCTGGAGGTGGCGGACGAGCTCGGCGCCCAAAGCATCGCCTTCCCGCTGATCAGCGCAGGCGTGTACGGCTGGCCGAAGGCGGATGCGATCGACGCGGCGATCGGCACGATCCTCTCGACCCCGACCGCGGTGGAGGCAGCCCGCATCGTCGCCCTCGACGAGAGCACGCATCGACAGGTGCAGGAGGCGCTGGACGCGCGAGGAACCGGCTAG
- a CDS encoding CDGSH iron-sulfur domain-containing protein, whose amino-acid sequence MNPSTITAYPNGPLLVRGPFELQGEDGERIPQHRRTIALCRCGLSAIKPLCDGSHKAAGFRTD is encoded by the coding sequence ATGAACCCGTCGACGATCACCGCCTATCCGAACGGGCCGCTGCTCGTGCGCGGTCCGTTCGAGCTTCAGGGCGAAGACGGCGAGCGGATCCCGCAGCACCGTCGCACCATTGCGCTGTGCCGCTGCGGGCTCTCCGCGATCAAGCCGCTCTGCGACGGATCGCACAAGGCGGCGGGCTTCCGCACCGACTGA
- a CDS encoding PadR family transcriptional regulator has protein sequence MGKQETEMLKGVLEGVVLAVIAKRPAYGYEITASLRDRGFADIAEGTVYAVLVRIEQRGMVDALKVPSEKGPPRKVYTLNAQGRQSLEEFWRTWSFLADRLTQLHTEDIDADNADNAEGA, from the coding sequence ATGGGCAAGCAGGAGACCGAGATGCTCAAGGGCGTCCTCGAAGGCGTCGTCCTCGCGGTCATCGCCAAGCGCCCTGCCTATGGATACGAGATCACCGCCTCGCTGCGGGATCGAGGATTCGCCGACATCGCCGAGGGCACCGTGTATGCGGTGCTGGTGCGCATCGAGCAGCGCGGCATGGTCGACGCCCTGAAGGTGCCGTCCGAGAAGGGTCCGCCGCGCAAGGTCTACACGCTCAACGCGCAGGGCCGGCAGAGCCTCGAAGAGTTCTGGAGGACGTGGAGCTTCCTCGCAGACCGGCTCACCCAGCTCCACACCGAAGACATCGACGCAGACAACGCAGACAACGCAGAAGGAGCCTGA
- a CDS encoding DUF1048 domain-containing protein — protein MAAKWIEAITGPLEQKKQYRQDRARIEGLPEPYGTAAKAMHRYLLNTSGITDGDVIIRMLTDMADLWEAAAADGTPVRDIVGDDPVDFAETFAKAYAAKEWQDKERARFTRAIAEAEKEQRS, from the coding sequence ATGGCCGCCAAATGGATCGAAGCCATCACCGGACCGCTCGAGCAGAAGAAGCAGTACCGGCAGGACAGGGCCCGCATCGAAGGCCTTCCCGAGCCGTACGGGACGGCGGCCAAGGCGATGCACCGCTACCTCCTGAACACGAGCGGCATCACCGACGGCGACGTCATCATCCGGATGCTCACCGACATGGCCGATCTCTGGGAGGCAGCAGCGGCCGATGGCACCCCGGTGCGCGACATCGTCGGGGACGACCCCGTGGACTTCGCGGAGACGTTCGCCAAGGCGTACGCCGCCAAGGAGTGGCAGGACAAGGAGCGCGCGCGCTTCACCCGGGCGATCGCGGAGGCCGAGAAGGAGCAGCGATCATGA
- a CDS encoding ABC transporter permease, protein MTTHVLADTGVLTGRSLKHILRSPDTIITTAITPIALMLLFVYVLGGAITTGTDQSYIDYMLPGILLITIASGISYTAYRLFLDMRGGIFERFQSMPIARSSVLWAHVLTSLVSNIVSVAIVIGVALIMGFRTGASFGAWLGVAGILVLFTLALTWLAVIAGLSAKTVDGASAFSYPLIFLPFISSAFVPTSSMPGPVAWFAENQPVTSIVNTIRALFAGRSVGADIWIALAWLLGVLIVAYAIAVSIYRKKLR, encoded by the coding sequence ATGACCACGCACGTCCTCGCCGACACCGGCGTGCTCACCGGACGCTCGCTGAAGCACATCCTGCGCAGCCCCGACACCATCATCACCACCGCGATCACCCCGATCGCGCTGATGCTGCTGTTCGTGTACGTGCTCGGCGGAGCCATCACCACCGGCACCGACCAGTCGTACATCGACTACATGCTCCCGGGCATCCTGCTGATCACGATCGCCTCCGGGATCTCCTACACGGCGTACCGGCTGTTCCTCGACATGCGGGGCGGCATCTTCGAGCGGTTCCAGTCCATGCCGATCGCGCGCTCGAGCGTGCTGTGGGCGCACGTGCTCACGTCGCTGGTGTCGAACATCGTGTCGGTGGCGATCGTCATCGGCGTCGCCCTGATCATGGGGTTCCGCACCGGAGCATCCTTCGGGGCCTGGCTCGGCGTCGCCGGCATCCTCGTGCTCTTCACCCTGGCGCTGACCTGGCTGGCCGTCATCGCCGGCCTGTCCGCGAAGACGGTCGACGGGGCGAGCGCGTTCAGCTACCCGCTGATCTTCCTGCCCTTCATCAGCTCGGCTTTCGTGCCGACGTCGTCGATGCCTGGTCCGGTGGCCTGGTTCGCCGAGAACCAGCCGGTCACCTCGATCGTGAACACGATCCGGGCGCTGTTCGCGGGCCGGTCGGTGGGGGCGGATATCTGGATCGCGCTGGCGTGGCTGCTCGGCGTCCTGATCGTCGCCTATGCAATCGCCGTCTCGATCTACCGGAAGAAGCTTCGCTGA
- a CDS encoding prolipoprotein diacylglyceryl transferase, with the protein MFPTLRDIAPWLPPLGTHSVFVALGMLAAGVVFLVERRRRGVTDPRLVNLVLGAMVGAAVMSRLGTWAQHLDPSKNLSLGEQLLRGNASVLSAMVGAWLGVHVAKKIVKYPDRTGDLFAPAFALAMVIGRIGCQLTERPGTPTGADWGIVLDAEAAARTGSIAGVPLHPSFVYEIVFQAAAFAVLWFWLRHRPIAAGETLTIYIAGYALFRFLVEFVRGNDVAWLGLTRPQLFLLVTIPLLAARIIWMLRRGRFRATAAPSVERTVPA; encoded by the coding sequence GTGTTCCCGACCCTGCGCGACATCGCGCCGTGGCTGCCCCCGCTGGGTACGCACTCGGTCTTCGTCGCGCTGGGCATGCTCGCCGCCGGAGTGGTCTTCCTCGTGGAGCGCCGCCGCCGCGGCGTGACCGATCCGCGCCTGGTCAATCTGGTGCTGGGTGCGATGGTGGGCGCGGCCGTGATGTCGCGCCTGGGCACCTGGGCGCAGCACCTCGACCCGTCGAAGAACCTCAGCCTGGGCGAGCAGCTGCTGCGCGGCAACGCGTCGGTGCTGTCGGCGATGGTCGGCGCGTGGCTCGGCGTGCACGTCGCGAAGAAGATCGTGAAGTACCCCGATCGCACCGGCGATCTGTTCGCTCCGGCGTTCGCGCTGGCGATGGTGATCGGACGGATCGGATGCCAGCTCACCGAGCGCCCCGGCACACCGACAGGAGCCGACTGGGGCATCGTGCTCGACGCGGAAGCGGCTGCGCGCACCGGCTCGATCGCCGGCGTACCGCTGCATCCGAGCTTCGTCTACGAGATCGTCTTCCAGGCCGCGGCGTTCGCGGTGCTGTGGTTCTGGCTGCGGCACCGCCCGATCGCCGCCGGCGAGACCCTCACGATCTATATCGCCGGGTACGCGCTCTTCCGCTTCCTCGTCGAGTTCGTGCGCGGCAACGACGTCGCGTGGCTGGGGCTGACCAGGCCTCAGCTGTTCCTGCTGGTCACGATCCCGCTGCTCGCGGCGCGGATCATCTGGATGCTGCGCCGCGGGCGGTTCCGCGCCACGGCGGCGCCTTCGGTGGAGAGGACGGTGCCCGCATGA
- a CDS encoding radical SAM protein, with protein MTPSAGTGMPLRDYRVHRYVNAFCPRCHEEKPDQPLSEVRRLSGWLADRDGTVWLERGCPEHGLVSTMYDENAEILRYLEQWTAPTKVHTPDTAGNFKPVPQAYEDGLPEMQTQHTCILLEDITDHCNLKCPTCFAESSPALAAVAPLAEVLASVDAKLGRENDRIDVLMLSGGEPTLYPWLEQLIEHLVARPIVRILLNSNGLRIANDDEFVAFLKKHRERVEVYLQYDGEEAASVAFHRRRRHPPVQGTRAGAAVGCRCLHHPHDDRDARSERPRDRRRDPAGAGDAVRRRRDDPACVRIGALGGNRSRRSAHAHRRTRPARSADRRRHHLAGPHRTAVQSSALLLGGLLPQGRLRGVAVAGEPDRARPAQGVPRSQPRPDRQPHRRLERQQGDPRRREELAARPAQRAVVSRIRRWATSGATSA; from the coding sequence ATGACGCCGTCTGCCGGAACCGGGATGCCGCTGCGCGACTATCGCGTGCATCGCTATGTGAACGCGTTCTGCCCGCGATGTCACGAGGAGAAGCCGGATCAGCCGCTCTCCGAGGTGCGGCGGCTGTCGGGCTGGCTGGCGGATCGCGACGGCACCGTCTGGCTGGAACGCGGATGCCCCGAGCACGGCCTGGTCTCCACGATGTACGACGAGAACGCCGAGATCCTTCGGTATCTCGAGCAGTGGACCGCACCGACGAAGGTGCACACCCCCGACACGGCCGGCAACTTCAAGCCGGTGCCGCAGGCCTATGAGGACGGGCTGCCCGAGATGCAGACGCAGCACACCTGCATCCTGCTCGAGGACATCACCGACCACTGCAACCTGAAGTGCCCGACCTGCTTCGCCGAGTCGAGCCCGGCGCTGGCCGCCGTGGCCCCGCTGGCCGAGGTGCTGGCATCCGTCGACGCCAAGCTCGGCCGCGAGAACGACCGCATCGATGTGCTGATGCTCTCCGGCGGCGAGCCGACGCTCTATCCGTGGCTCGAACAGCTGATCGAGCATCTGGTCGCCCGGCCGATCGTGCGCATCCTGCTGAACTCGAACGGCCTCCGGATCGCGAACGACGACGAGTTCGTCGCATTCTTGAAGAAGCACCGTGAGCGCGTCGAGGTGTACCTGCAGTATGACGGAGAAGAGGCCGCATCGGTCGCGTTCCACCGGCGGCGCCGACATCCGCCGGTTCAAGGAACGCGCGCTGGAGCGGCTGTCGGATGCCGGTGTCTTCACCACCCTCACGATGACCGCGACGCTCGGAGTGAACGACCACGAGATCGGCGCCGTGATCCGGCGGGCGCAGGCGACGCCGTACGTCGGCGGCGTGACGATCCAGCCTGTGTTCGGATCGGGGCGCTCGGCGGGAATCGATCCCGACGATCGGCTCACGCACACCGGCGTACTCGCCCGGCTCGGTCCGCAGACCGACGGCGACATCACCTGGCAGGACCTCACCGCACTGCCGTGCAGTCATCCGCACTGCTGCTCGGTGGGCTACTTCCTCAAGGACGACTCCGGGGCGTGGCAGTCGCTGGTGAGCCTGATCGGGCACGGCCGGCTCAAGGAGTTCCTCGATCTCAACCCCGACCTGATCGCCAACCGCATCGCCGACTCGAACGTCAACAGGGCGATCCGCGACGTCGTGAAGAACTCGCTGCTCGACCTGCTCAGCGAGCAGTCGTCTCTCGCATCCGTCGATGGGCGACATCTGGCGCGACATCTGCGTGA
- a CDS encoding carboxylate-amine ligase, which translates to MARIGIEEEFVLLDDRTLVPLGMGPGARERITGRNAGGEVVPEYLTCQFECVTEPLSTLAEADADLRRLRGLLAAYAAQHGGVAASTGTPFISPGGLAVSPSGHYHEVSDQLAEITREHLVNGLHVHVESGDDEERVRTLNRLRGWLPLLLALTGNAPFAHGVASGFQSWRSILIRRLPSSWCPPQFHDYDDYRTRTERLVDLRAIPEAASLAWAVRLSERFPTVELRVFDAQLTPAESLFAVSLARAIALGGDAAVAPAAELDGIDASLWMAARDGTNARVIDPMTGEVDGVWLIAARLLDAIGPVLRELGEEDFVRDRLDAIRADGTGAQRQQLAWDRDGVAGLRDLYRSSTESP; encoded by the coding sequence GTGGCCCGGATCGGCATCGAGGAGGAGTTCGTCCTCCTCGATGACCGGACCCTCGTCCCCCTCGGAATGGGACCGGGCGCCCGGGAGCGCATCACCGGCAGGAACGCCGGCGGAGAAGTCGTGCCGGAGTATCTGACCTGCCAGTTCGAGTGCGTCACCGAGCCCCTTTCCACACTCGCGGAGGCGGACGCGGATCTGCGCCGCCTCCGCGGACTGCTCGCCGCCTACGCCGCGCAGCACGGCGGCGTCGCCGCTTCTACGGGAACCCCCTTCATCTCGCCCGGAGGGCTCGCCGTCTCACCATCTGGGCACTATCACGAGGTCTCCGACCAGCTCGCGGAGATCACCCGTGAGCACCTGGTCAACGGGTTGCATGTGCACGTCGAGTCGGGCGACGACGAGGAGCGCGTGCGCACCCTGAACCGGCTGCGCGGCTGGCTGCCGCTGCTTCTCGCGCTGACGGGGAACGCCCCGTTCGCGCACGGTGTGGCATCCGGGTTCCAGAGCTGGCGCAGCATCCTCATCCGTCGGCTGCCGTCGTCGTGGTGCCCGCCGCAGTTCCACGACTACGACGACTACCGCACCAGGACGGAGCGGCTGGTGGACCTGCGCGCGATCCCCGAGGCGGCGTCGCTCGCCTGGGCTGTGCGCCTCTCCGAACGTTTCCCCACCGTCGAGCTGCGCGTCTTCGATGCGCAGCTCACTCCGGCGGAGTCCCTCTTCGCCGTCTCCCTGGCGCGCGCCATCGCGCTCGGCGGCGACGCCGCCGTCGCTCCGGCCGCGGAGCTCGACGGCATCGACGCATCGCTGTGGATGGCCGCACGCGACGGTACGAATGCCCGCGTGATCGACCCGATGACCGGAGAGGTCGACGGCGTGTGGCTGATCGCGGCCCGCCTGCTGGACGCGATCGGTCCCGTGCTGCGCGAACTCGGCGAAGAGGACTTCGTCCGCGATCGCCTCGACGCGATCAGGGCCGACGGCACCGGAGCGCAGCGCCAGCAGCTCGCCTGGGATCGGGACGGTGTGGCCGGGCTCCGAGACCTCTACCGCTCGAGCACGGAGTCGCCGTAG
- a CDS encoding CsbD family protein, producing MSAADKMKHTAEDMAGKVKEGAGKLTGNDSLEAEGKMDQAKAAAKKAGDDVKDAAENAADHVKDAARDATDRD from the coding sequence ATGAGTGCCGCAGACAAGATGAAGCACACCGCCGAGGACATGGCCGGGAAGGTCAAGGAGGGCGCCGGCAAGCTCACCGGCAACGACAGTCTCGAGGCCGAGGGCAAGATGGACCAGGCCAAGGCCGCCGCGAAGAAGGCGGGCGACGATGTGAAGGATGCCGCGGAGAACGCGGCGGACCACGTCAAGGACGCGGCCAGGGACGCCACCGACCGCGACTGA
- a CDS encoding FBP domain-containing protein, with protein sequence MLPLDERAIRASFINASRKEAASLTLPADFDAIDFADLDYLGWFDPKMPKRAYVIAEVDDRPVGVLLQRAENRVVRRAQCSWCDDVTLRNDVQFFSARKAGPAGRNGDTIGTLVCENFGCSTNVRRLPPLAYEGYDRELARELRMLRLREHVAAFVAELG encoded by the coding sequence ATGCTTCCCCTCGACGAGCGCGCCATCCGCGCCTCCTTCATCAACGCCTCTCGCAAAGAGGCCGCATCGCTCACGCTGCCTGCCGACTTCGACGCGATCGACTTCGCCGATCTCGACTACCTCGGCTGGTTCGACCCGAAGATGCCCAAGCGGGCGTACGTCATCGCCGAGGTCGATGACCGCCCGGTCGGCGTGCTGCTGCAGCGCGCCGAGAACCGGGTGGTGCGCCGCGCGCAGTGCTCCTGGTGCGACGACGTGACGCTTCGGAACGACGTGCAGTTCTTCTCGGCGCGCAAGGCCGGCCCGGCCGGTCGCAACGGCGACACGATCGGCACCCTGGTATGCGAGAACTTCGGCTGCTCGACGAACGTGCGGCGGCTGCCGCCGCTCGCCTACGAGGGCTACGACCGGGAACTCGCCCGGGAGCTTCGGATGCTTCGGCTGCGGGAGCACGTGGCGGCGTTCGTCGCCGAGCTCGGCTGA